In the Candidatus Saccharimonas aalborgensis genome, one interval contains:
- a CDS encoding phosphoribosyltransferase — MYFETRAQAGQLIAARLIEKYRYENCVVLALSDGGVLVGEQIASQLHCVLTMLVTENIDVPGESTSFGAVSEGGNFTYNGMFSQGEIDEYTSEFHGYLDEQKRLAFNRINRLIGEGGMIDEDLLRNRTIILVADGFADGSIISVAIDYLKPIRVQRLVIAAAVATVAAVDVLHVAADELHILDVKENFLGINHYFEDNEIPSHEETVAKINQIVLNWR, encoded by the coding sequence ATGTATTTTGAGACACGAGCGCAGGCTGGGCAACTAATCGCCGCTCGGCTAATAGAAAAATATCGCTACGAAAACTGCGTTGTTCTTGCACTGAGTGATGGTGGGGTATTGGTGGGTGAACAAATAGCATCTCAACTCCACTGTGTTTTGACCATGCTTGTCACAGAGAATATTGATGTGCCTGGTGAGTCAACGAGCTTTGGCGCGGTGTCAGAAGGAGGAAACTTTACCTATAATGGGATGTTTTCGCAGGGTGAGATAGATGAATATACAAGTGAATTTCATGGATATCTTGATGAGCAAAAGCGCCTTGCATTCAATCGGATTAACCGGCTCATTGGTGAGGGAGGAATGATCGACGAAGACTTACTTCGCAACCGAACTATTATTCTGGTGGCCGATGGATTTGCAGATGGCTCGATCATCAGTGTCGCAATCGATTATCTTAAACCCATACGTGTTCAGCGACTTGTCATTGCTGCCGCCGTAGCGACGGTTGCCGCTGTTGACGTGCTTCACGTCGCTGCAGACGAGCTCCATATCCTCGATGTGAAGGAGAACTTTTTGGGAATAAACCACTACTTTGAGGATAATGAGATACCGTCGCACGAGGAGACGGTAGCAAAAATTAACCAAATCGTTCTCAATTGGCGCTAA
- the infB gene encoding translation initiation factor IF-2, with protein sequence MSQPEKKTLIIADSITVGELAETLNLPVTQLVGELFKNGIVATINQRIDFETATIIVGELGLDVELQRKQVDTTAVQRLHTPSERAVDRPPIVAVMGHVDHGKTSLLDAILSTKTVAGEAGGITQHISAYQTVRNNRPITLLDTPGHEAFAALRQHGATLTDVVVIVVAADDGVKPQTIEAIRFARTANAKIVVAINKIDKEAANVDMVKAQLASEHQLNPEEWGGDTVMVPVSAKTREGLDKLLDMVLLVADMEELRADVDVPAEGLVIEAHMETGRGSVVGLLVEQGMLKPGHFLVAGISYGKVRTLLDFAGKPLKSAGPSTPVTVTGFKVLPQFGDVFTTVKNEREARLLVERARQEAEKFAASTNVTGADLLKLMTQKHDTQELNVIVKADVQGSLTSVMDSLRMVDTGGEVNLRIIGSGVGNITENDVRLAGSSSAIIYGFNIELPPAVKRLAARDKVEVRLYKVIYELLDDARNTIERLLVPEVVETEVGTMTLKGIFRTVRDEVICGGEVTHGKVTTGLLVRAKHAGDQLAEVEVVSVQRQQQEAKEVFEGEMCGLSLKTHKKLSLEIGDTLEFFTRELVKRTLK encoded by the coding sequence ATGAGCCAGCCAGAGAAGAAAACGCTCATTATCGCTGATTCAATCACGGTAGGTGAGCTGGCCGAAACGCTTAATCTTCCCGTGACACAACTTGTCGGAGAACTGTTTAAAAACGGTATTGTGGCGACAATCAACCAGCGCATTGATTTTGAGACCGCTACTATTATCGTGGGTGAGCTCGGTCTTGATGTGGAGCTGCAACGTAAACAGGTTGATACGACAGCAGTACAACGGCTTCATACTCCGTCGGAACGAGCTGTCGATCGACCACCAATCGTCGCAGTAATGGGCCACGTCGACCATGGAAAAACCTCATTGCTTGACGCGATTCTCAGCACTAAGACTGTCGCTGGTGAGGCTGGCGGGATAACGCAGCATATATCTGCGTATCAGACTGTGCGAAATAACCGACCTATTACCTTACTTGATACTCCAGGCCATGAAGCGTTTGCTGCACTTCGTCAGCATGGCGCAACACTTACAGATGTGGTGGTGATTGTAGTTGCGGCCGATGATGGAGTAAAACCACAAACAATCGAGGCAATTCGATTTGCAAGAACTGCTAACGCAAAAATTGTTGTGGCGATAAACAAAATCGACAAAGAAGCTGCAAATGTCGATATGGTCAAGGCGCAGCTAGCAAGCGAACACCAACTTAACCCCGAAGAATGGGGCGGTGATACGGTGATGGTGCCAGTAAGTGCAAAAACGCGCGAGGGGCTGGATAAGCTTCTTGATATGGTACTGTTGGTCGCGGATATGGAAGAACTACGAGCCGATGTTGATGTGCCGGCGGAAGGTCTTGTCATTGAAGCCCACATGGAAACAGGTCGCGGATCAGTAGTGGGTCTCTTGGTTGAACAGGGTATGCTGAAACCTGGACATTTCCTCGTTGCAGGAATCTCTTATGGAAAAGTCAGGACTCTGCTTGATTTTGCAGGGAAACCACTGAAGTCAGCGGGTCCATCGACGCCCGTGACAGTCACCGGGTTCAAAGTGTTACCACAATTTGGTGATGTGTTCACCACTGTAAAAAACGAACGTGAAGCGAGGCTGCTCGTCGAGAGAGCGCGCCAAGAGGCCGAAAAGTTTGCCGCCAGTACAAACGTAACTGGTGCTGATCTCCTAAAACTTATGACACAAAAGCACGACACCCAAGAGCTGAATGTTATCGTGAAAGCTGACGTGCAGGGTTCGCTGACGTCAGTAATGGATAGCCTACGTATGGTAGACACGGGTGGTGAAGTGAATCTAAGAATTATCGGTAGTGGGGTGGGTAATATCACCGAGAACGATGTTCGACTTGCGGGTAGTTCAAGTGCTATTATCTACGGATTTAATATCGAGTTGCCGCCTGCAGTGAAGCGACTTGCCGCAAGAGATAAAGTAGAGGTGAGACTCTATAAGGTGATCTATGAGCTCCTTGATGATGCGCGAAACACTATAGAAAGACTACTTGTGCCTGAAGTTGTTGAGACAGAAGTTGGTACGATGACACTGAAGGGTATATTTAGGACCGTAAGAGACGAAGTGATATGTGGCGGTGAAGTAACACATGGTAAAGTGACTACCGGCTTGCTTGTCCGCGCAAAGCATGCAGGTGATCAGCTCGCCGAAGTCGAAGTAGTGAGTGTGCAGCGACAGCAACAAGAAGCCAAAGAGGTGTTTGAGGGTGAAATGTGCGGGTTGAGTCTCAAGACTCACAAAAAACTCTCACTTGAGATCGGTGATACACTTGAGTTCTTTACCCGCGAACTCGTAAAACGTACCCTCAAATAG
- a CDS encoding winged helix-turn-helix domain-containing protein, with product MLDVFITSRVRRKIVVVYAKYPDFHTHVRGLAKLIKEDPGNIQRELKRLEKVGFLTGEKQGNTKIYSTNKQFPIFKELQSIVIKSQQQTSAGRPKRTSTDIQP from the coding sequence ATGCTAGACGTTTTCATTACATCAAGGGTACGCCGAAAGATAGTGGTGGTATACGCAAAGTACCCTGATTTCCATACTCACGTCCGCGGGCTTGCAAAGCTGATCAAGGAAGATCCGGGTAATATCCAGCGTGAGCTGAAACGTCTCGAAAAAGTCGGTTTTTTGACTGGCGAGAAGCAAGGTAATACCAAAATATACTCGACAAATAAACAGTTTCCGATTTTCAAGGAGCTTCAGAGCATCGTTATAAAGTCACAGCAACAAACGAGTGCTGGTCGACCGAAGCGCACCTCAACTGATATCCAGCCATAA
- the def gene encoding peptide deformylase, with the protein MKKDAIITLPNPHLRQKSRRIHVVTDDIKKLVRDMTDASLDWEDSRPHEISAALAAVQVDQLERVVIVRSDFDDKSVREFIPLINPEIVKLEGEITLAEEGCLSVNGYYGKVPRHSKVRIKALNLEGHEVRFKAEGFLARVLQHEIDHTNGILFVDHIKDNKDAFYRLDSKGELKPLNYEKDVARSVLWD; encoded by the coding sequence GTGAAAAAAGATGCCATTATTACACTACCAAATCCTCACCTGCGCCAAAAATCTCGACGCATCCATGTTGTAACTGACGATATAAAAAAGTTAGTCCGCGATATGACCGATGCTAGTCTCGACTGGGAGGACTCACGTCCCCACGAGATCAGTGCAGCGCTCGCTGCAGTTCAGGTTGATCAGCTCGAACGTGTCGTGATCGTACGAAGTGATTTCGATGACAAAAGCGTGCGTGAGTTCATACCGCTTATCAACCCCGAGATCGTCAAGCTCGAAGGAGAAATCACACTCGCCGAAGAAGGCTGCCTTAGTGTAAACGGCTACTATGGCAAAGTACCTCGTCATTCAAAAGTTCGTATCAAAGCACTCAATCTCGAGGGTCACGAGGTCCGCTTCAAAGCCGAAGGCTTCTTGGCACGAGTTCTCCAACATGAGATTGATCATACCAACGGTATCTTATTTGTCGACCATATTAAGGACAACAAGGATGCCTTTTATCGACTCGACTCGAAAGGCGAGCTAAAACCACTCAACTATGAAAAAGATGTCGCCCGTAGTGTTCTTTGGGACTGA
- a CDS encoding GatB/YqeY domain-containing protein, whose translation MALKDRIADEMKAALLGGNRFEGETLRNLRAAILNEEVAQNKRDVGLSDQEIEKVIVREVKKRNESAKLYRDNNRPELAEPEENEAAVLAKFLPEQMSEADIRALVESKVTELGVNDPSAMGQVIGAVKQTAGNTADGALIAAIVKETLAK comes from the coding sequence ATGGCCCTCAAAGACCGCATCGCCGATGAAATGAAAGCCGCCTTACTTGGCGGCAATCGTTTTGAGGGCGAGACGCTGCGAAATCTCAGGGCGGCGATCCTCAATGAAGAGGTGGCGCAAAATAAACGAGATGTCGGGCTAAGCGATCAAGAAATTGAAAAAGTAATCGTTCGCGAAGTAAAAAAGCGTAACGAGAGTGCTAAGCTTTATCGCGACAATAACCGACCTGAGCTAGCGGAACCCGAGGAAAACGAAGCGGCAGTGCTTGCGAAGTTTTTGCCGGAACAGATGAGCGAAGCCGATATACGCGCGCTTGTCGAATCAAAAGTTACCGAGCTTGGTGTGAATGATCCATCTGCCATGGGTCAGGTAATAGGGGCGGTAAAACAAACGGCAGGGAATACTGCCGACGGTGCATTGATTGCAGCAATTGTCAAAGAGACATTAGCAAAGTAG
- the priA gene encoding replication restart helicase PriA, which translates to MYYYEVAPVRIIRAKQACFTYHHDQILSIGQLVSVSVGKQILTGIIIRNVSRPNYETKVISSVLPLPPIPKQLIDTACWMSSYYATHLATVLQMVLPRGITKKRRISASRDLSFSRDRTHFLLNETQSLAVDTLNSIEVGTAILHGVTGSGKTAVYIEHAKHILLRGKSVIVLVPEIALTSQLLAEFQQHFPSIIVSHSQQTEAERHRVWQQVLDSLSPVIVIGPRSALFLPIKSIGAVIVDEAHEPSYKQDQAPRYSALRVASVLARAHEAHVIQGTATPLVSEYYLASMAHQPVLTMRERAVKKTLEPNIEVVDMTNKALFRRHRLFSDSLIQNLTETLAAGHQVLLFHNRRGSAAITLCEHCGWSALCPVCGTPLTLHADLHRLQCHVCGKNNRVPTACPSCHGAEIIHKGIGTKLIESEIAKLFPEKVIARFDGDTQLATTLEKRYQELYDGKIDIIIGTQVVAKGLDLPHLRTVGVIQADAGLSLPDYIASERTFQLISQVIGRVGRSAHKTSVILQSYQPDHPAIKLGITQNYQEFYQTTLSERRGRGFPPFTYLLKLTCIYKTERAAIRNSQQLANTVKNSFPHVAVLGPTPAFYERQYNSYRWQLLVQSKKRSTLLEIVSIVPPSHWQVDLDPYTLL; encoded by the coding sequence ATGTACTATTACGAGGTAGCCCCTGTGCGCATTATTCGCGCCAAGCAAGCGTGCTTTACCTATCACCATGACCAAATCTTATCTATCGGCCAGTTGGTGAGTGTTAGCGTCGGCAAGCAAATCTTAACAGGAATTATTATTCGTAATGTCTCTCGACCAAACTATGAGACAAAAGTAATTTCTTCAGTACTACCCTTGCCACCGATTCCAAAGCAACTCATTGATACCGCATGCTGGATGAGTAGCTACTATGCGACTCATCTCGCAACCGTCTTACAAATGGTCTTGCCTCGGGGTATCACAAAAAAAAGGCGCATCTCAGCTTCCCGCGACCTTAGTTTCTCACGAGATCGAACACATTTTTTACTCAATGAAACGCAGTCCCTGGCTGTAGATACTCTGAACTCAATAGAAGTTGGTACGGCAATCTTGCACGGTGTTACTGGCAGCGGAAAAACTGCAGTTTATATTGAGCACGCCAAACACATCCTATTGAGAGGCAAATCAGTTATCGTCCTTGTCCCAGAAATCGCGCTTACTTCACAACTGCTCGCAGAGTTTCAACAGCATTTCCCCTCTATTATTGTTTCTCACTCTCAACAGACAGAAGCAGAGCGGCATCGTGTATGGCAACAGGTCTTGGATAGTCTTAGCCCGGTCATTGTTATCGGACCGCGATCGGCGCTATTCCTCCCTATTAAATCAATAGGCGCTGTCATCGTCGACGAAGCTCACGAGCCATCATACAAGCAAGATCAAGCTCCCCGTTATTCTGCACTTCGTGTTGCAAGTGTGCTAGCACGTGCTCACGAGGCACACGTGATCCAGGGGACTGCAACACCACTGGTAAGTGAATATTACCTCGCATCGATGGCACATCAACCCGTGCTCACCATGCGAGAGCGTGCTGTTAAAAAAACTCTTGAACCAAACATAGAAGTTGTAGATATGACCAATAAAGCCCTTTTTCGTCGCCATCGTCTCTTCTCAGACTCTCTCATTCAAAACCTTACCGAAACGCTTGCCGCCGGTCATCAAGTCTTGCTTTTTCACAACCGAAGAGGGAGTGCTGCAATCACCCTCTGTGAACACTGCGGCTGGTCAGCCCTCTGTCCCGTCTGTGGTACCCCCCTCACTCTCCACGCCGATCTGCATCGATTGCAATGTCATGTGTGCGGCAAAAATAATAGAGTGCCTACTGCATGTCCGAGTTGTCATGGCGCCGAAATTATTCATAAAGGGATTGGCACAAAGCTAATTGAATCAGAAATTGCAAAACTTTTTCCAGAAAAAGTTATTGCAAGATTCGACGGTGACACCCAACTTGCCACAACCCTCGAAAAGCGCTATCAGGAGCTTTACGATGGGAAAATCGATATTATCATTGGCACGCAAGTAGTGGCAAAAGGCCTTGATCTACCTCACCTTAGGACGGTAGGAGTTATTCAAGCCGATGCCGGGCTCAGTCTCCCTGACTACATAGCGAGCGAGCGGACCTTTCAGTTGATCAGTCAGGTGATAGGAAGAGTTGGTCGATCAGCGCATAAGACATCAGTGATTTTGCAAAGTTATCAACCCGATCATCCCGCCATCAAGCTGGGTATCACCCAAAACTACCAAGAATTTTATCAGACGACTCTCTCCGAACGGCGTGGCCGAGGATTCCCACCGTTTACCTATCTATTAAAGCTTACCTGTATCTACAAAACTGAGAGAGCGGCCATCCGTAACTCGCAACAGTTAGCCAATACAGTCAAAAACTCGTTTCCACACGTTGCCGTCCTCGGACCAACTCCCGCGTTTTATGAACGACAATATAATTCCTACCGGTGGCAACTATTGGTTCAGTCAAAAAAACGTTCAACACTACTTGAAATTGTTTCTATCGTGCCGCCCTCGCATTGGCAAGTCGATCTTGACCCCTACACGCTACTGTAA
- a CDS encoding DUF5663 domain-containing protein, whose amino-acid sequence MFQLDDKFLQDVGLGSLPEDQKKAFLDHFREQLELRVGTRLSEGLSDAQLAEFESFIDRDEARVNEWIAGHVPNYQEDAVFKQLQAGAPANIPPLVVLAEYASLRWLGLNRPDYKQVVASTMEELKAEIIANRDAILGIDQPGSQQIAA is encoded by the coding sequence ATGTTTCAATTGGATGATAAGTTTTTGCAAGATGTGGGTCTCGGGAGCCTCCCCGAGGATCAGAAAAAGGCTTTTCTTGATCACTTTCGTGAACAGCTTGAACTTCGCGTTGGAACGAGGCTGAGTGAGGGTCTGAGCGACGCTCAGCTAGCAGAGTTTGAATCATTTATTGATCGCGACGAAGCAAGGGTGAATGAGTGGATCGCTGGTCATGTACCCAACTATCAGGAAGATGCCGTCTTCAAACAATTACAAGCTGGCGCGCCTGCAAATATCCCCCCACTTGTTGTGCTTGCAGAGTATGCCTCACTTCGTTGGCTGGGGTTGAATCGGCCAGACTATAAGCAGGTCGTCGCCTCAACAATGGAAGAGCTCAAAGCTGAGATTATCGCTAATCGCGATGCAATCCTCGGTATTGATCAACCTGGATCGCAGCAGATTGCGGCCTAG
- the fmt gene encoding methionyl-tRNA formyltransferase: MKKMSPVVFFGTEDFSLYSLKTLIEAGFPVVAVVTKPDTKRGRDRALTQPAVKSYAEEHGVLVLQPSNLSDITQYIGSLSSPVGVLASYGKIIPQSILDLFSPGIINIHPSLLPKYRGPSPIEAAIEHRDSHTGVSIMKLVAKMDAGPIYTQAPYALDQTESKPELYNTLGLMGANLLAHTLPSIVDGSLQPTPQNESEATYCPLLSKKESLLDPKKITPGDAEARIRAHLGFPRTRMTIAGHQIIVTKAHAVMSKRTPLDIQCKNGAYLSIDELIAPTGRTMDAKGFINGYLR, translated from the coding sequence ATGAAAAAGATGTCGCCCGTAGTGTTCTTTGGGACTGAGGACTTCAGTCTCTACAGCCTCAAGACTCTTATTGAAGCAGGATTCCCTGTTGTGGCAGTTGTCACAAAACCCGATACAAAACGTGGACGTGACAGAGCCCTTACTCAACCCGCCGTGAAATCCTACGCCGAGGAACACGGTGTATTAGTTTTGCAACCGAGTAACCTCAGCGATATAACTCAGTATATTGGCTCACTTTCATCACCTGTTGGAGTGCTTGCCAGTTACGGAAAAATTATCCCGCAATCAATCCTTGATCTTTTTTCTCCGGGCATTATCAATATTCACCCCTCATTATTACCAAAATACCGAGGACCTTCCCCTATCGAGGCCGCCATCGAGCATCGCGATAGCCATACCGGCGTTAGCATCATGAAGCTTGTTGCCAAGATGGACGCCGGCCCTATATACACACAGGCTCCCTACGCTCTGGACCAAACGGAGTCAAAACCTGAACTATACAACACACTCGGACTCATGGGCGCAAATCTACTAGCACACACTCTTCCGTCGATAGTTGATGGCTCATTACAACCCACTCCACAGAACGAGAGTGAGGCAACATATTGTCCTCTTTTATCGAAAAAGGAATCGTTGCTCGACCCCAAAAAAATAACTCCTGGTGATGCAGAAGCGCGCATTCGTGCACATCTTGGGTTCCCGCGCACACGAATGACGATCGCCGGTCACCAGATTATTGTCACAAAAGCACACGCCGTGATGAGCAAAAGAACTCCACTCGACATTCAATGCAAAAACGGTGCTTACCTCTCGATAGACGAACTCATCGCTCCAACCGGACGTACCATGGATGCTAAGGGTTTTATCAATGGCTACTTGCGCTAG
- a CDS encoding small ribosomal subunit protein bS21: protein MVQVTRKDEREANENIIRRFNRKVLQSGVLAEAKAAMRFSKPLSKTERRAKAIIRKERKADKLAKMRLGIR, encoded by the coding sequence ATGGTACAAGTTACACGTAAAGATGAACGAGAGGCGAACGAAAACATTATTCGTCGCTTCAACCGCAAGGTGTTGCAGAGCGGCGTACTCGCTGAAGCAAAAGCAGCCATGCGTTTTAGTAAACCACTCAGCAAGACTGAGCGTCGCGCAAAGGCGATTATTCGTAAAGAGCGCAAAGCCGATAAGCTAGCAAAGATGCGACTAGGAATCCGCTAG
- a CDS encoding single-stranded-DNA-specific exonuclease RecJ yields the protein MSLFEEILRARGLQDATRESFLHPDYGKRHDPFLLPDMAKAVDRLVAAREKQERITIYGDYDIDGLTATTLLVDALGQFGFRFVETFIPNRFVEGYGMTVDAVERIAASGAQLILTVDCGSLSEKEIVRANELGVDVIVTDHHNVALTQPPAIAVVNPKRLLQDNPRRYHGMMLTRQMKTKPLYPFLDLPGVGVAFKLIQALQTRLDGLPYGQEKWLLDLVALGTICDVVTLVDENRLHVFWGLKVLAKTRRPGLKALMAVSGVEPSKVDARSLGFMLGPRLNAAGRLETARHAQEMLLATNGLEALEKAELLDALNKQRRAEQDEIHKLATKQAETYKGDPVLVVSHPDWNHGIVGIVAAKLLEKYKKPTFVLQEMGGESKGSARSYGGFSAADAIRAADRLITKGGGHKLAAGVTLPTKNIEAFRKHLNDYFRSLQLPPQPPLLLLSEDVVTADFAQLNEGLLHEISQLEPFGNGNPEPIVKIDAVQVVSIRRMGNDGQHLKLSLQDYLGGGLDVVAFSADESWFVEPGEVVSVWIQPLLNEWRGVKRVEGRLVRLEMGKDSGEE from the coding sequence ATGTCATTATTTGAAGAGATTCTGCGAGCTCGCGGGTTGCAAGATGCAACGCGCGAGTCTTTTTTGCATCCCGACTATGGGAAGAGACACGACCCGTTTCTGTTGCCGGATATGGCAAAAGCGGTCGATCGTCTCGTGGCGGCGCGCGAAAAACAGGAGCGTATTACGATCTATGGTGATTATGATATTGATGGTTTGACGGCAACAACTCTCCTCGTCGATGCGCTAGGTCAGTTTGGTTTTCGGTTTGTGGAGACGTTTATTCCCAATCGTTTTGTTGAGGGTTACGGTATGACGGTCGACGCGGTGGAGCGTATCGCGGCGAGCGGCGCTCAACTCATACTGACTGTAGACTGCGGCAGTTTGAGCGAAAAAGAAATCGTGCGCGCGAACGAGCTTGGCGTCGATGTTATCGTAACAGATCACCATAATGTGGCTTTGACACAGCCTCCAGCTATAGCAGTTGTTAATCCGAAGCGGTTGCTCCAGGATAATCCTCGTCGCTACCACGGTATGATGCTGACAAGACAAATGAAAACAAAACCACTTTACCCATTTCTCGATCTTCCGGGGGTAGGTGTGGCGTTTAAGCTTATCCAGGCGCTGCAAACACGTCTCGATGGCCTGCCATATGGTCAGGAAAAGTGGCTTCTTGATCTGGTTGCACTTGGTACGATCTGTGATGTCGTGACGCTCGTTGACGAGAATCGTTTGCACGTATTTTGGGGACTCAAAGTGCTTGCAAAGACGCGGCGGCCTGGTCTCAAGGCGCTTATGGCAGTAAGTGGGGTTGAGCCAAGTAAGGTAGACGCTCGAAGTCTTGGGTTTATGCTCGGACCGCGTCTCAATGCTGCTGGTCGTCTGGAAACAGCCCGCCATGCGCAGGAGATGTTACTGGCAACAAATGGTCTCGAGGCGCTTGAAAAGGCTGAACTACTCGATGCCTTAAATAAACAGCGCAGGGCGGAACAGGATGAAATCCATAAGCTGGCCACTAAACAGGCTGAAACGTACAAGGGTGATCCGGTGCTTGTAGTCAGTCACCCCGACTGGAACCATGGCATTGTGGGCATTGTCGCGGCGAAATTACTTGAAAAATACAAAAAACCCACCTTCGTCCTGCAGGAAATGGGCGGTGAGTCAAAAGGTTCTGCGAGAAGTTATGGTGGTTTCTCAGCAGCAGATGCAATTCGTGCAGCGGATCGTTTGATCACAAAAGGCGGAGGACATAAGCTAGCTGCCGGTGTAACGTTGCCAACAAAAAATATCGAGGCGTTTCGGAAGCATCTCAATGACTATTTTCGCTCTTTGCAGTTACCACCTCAGCCTCCCTTGTTATTACTGAGTGAGGATGTGGTAACGGCAGACTTCGCGCAACTAAACGAAGGCCTGCTACATGAGATTAGTCAGTTAGAACCGTTTGGCAATGGTAACCCTGAGCCGATAGTAAAAATTGATGCGGTCCAGGTTGTTTCGATACGTCGCATGGGGAATGACGGCCAGCACCTCAAATTGTCACTACAAGATTATCTAGGAGGAGGGCTAGATGTTGTCGCTTTTTCGGCTGATGAGTCATGGTTTGTTGAACCCGGCGAGGTAGTATCGGTGTGGATACAACCACTACTGAATGAATGGCGAGGTGTAAAACGAGTTGAAGGAAGACTTGTCAGGCTAGAAATGGGAAAAGATAGCGGAGAAGAGTAG
- a CDS encoding 30S ribosomal protein S1, whose amino-acid sequence MATKATITMDDLLAGDSVKQLTAGEVVIGHVLTVRKHEVLIDLGAQGVGYVPRREVGFSRQLNIGDEVTASVVDAELDNGYSLLSLRKAAKDRGWEEVQAKMDEGEIIEVAPYDANRGGMLVEYEGVRGFLPVSQLSAEHYPRVGSADKDEILARLNALVGQSLKVRILDCDRKVNKLIFSEKEAIKDGLAARFEKLKIGDTVNGVVTGVVDFGAFVNVDGIEGLVHISEISWERVNNPSDYVKVGQTIEAKIISIDKERLSLSMKQLTKDPWLDEVEKFKKGEKVEGTVTRITPFGAFVQISPAVEALVHISELGSGSDVDPEKVFTLNERKEFVILDVDKENRKISLSLAGKKK is encoded by the coding sequence ATGGCAACAAAAGCCACTATCACAATGGATGACCTGCTTGCGGGTGACAGCGTTAAACAACTTACTGCAGGTGAGGTAGTAATCGGACATGTTCTTACGGTCCGAAAACATGAAGTATTGATTGATCTTGGAGCACAGGGTGTCGGTTATGTGCCCCGCCGTGAAGTTGGATTTAGCCGTCAGTTGAATATCGGCGACGAAGTGACTGCCAGTGTGGTAGATGCGGAGTTGGACAACGGTTACAGCTTACTGAGTCTGAGGAAAGCTGCAAAGGATCGTGGCTGGGAAGAAGTTCAGGCAAAGATGGATGAGGGAGAGATCATCGAAGTAGCCCCTTACGATGCAAATCGCGGCGGTATGCTTGTCGAATACGAGGGCGTACGTGGTTTCTTGCCAGTATCGCAGCTTTCTGCTGAGCATTACCCACGCGTAGGAAGTGCCGACAAAGATGAGATCTTAGCTCGCCTTAATGCACTCGTTGGTCAATCTTTGAAAGTAAGGATTTTGGACTGCGATCGAAAAGTAAACAAACTCATTTTTAGCGAGAAAGAAGCGATTAAAGATGGGTTAGCAGCTCGATTTGAGAAGTTAAAGATTGGCGATACGGTTAATGGCGTGGTGACGGGTGTTGTAGATTTCGGAGCATTTGTGAATGTCGATGGCATTGAGGGGCTCGTGCATATTTCTGAGATCAGCTGGGAGCGTGTCAATAATCCAAGTGATTATGTGAAAGTTGGTCAGACAATCGAAGCTAAGATCATCTCAATCGATAAAGAACGACTTAGCTTGAGCATGAAGCAGCTCACAAAGGACCCATGGCTTGATGAGGTTGAAAAATTCAAGAAGGGCGAAAAAGTAGAAGGAACGGTCACGCGCATTACACCATTCGGCGCATTTGTGCAAATCAGTCCAGCAGTTGAAGCACTTGTCCATATCTCTGAACTAGGGAGTGGCAGTGATGTCGACCCAGAAAAAGTCTTTACGCTCAATGAACGCAAAGAGTTTGTTATTCTTGATGTCGATAAGGAAAATCGCAAGATTTCACTGAGTCTCGCCGGTAAAAAGAAATAA